The nucleotide sequence acttaaaagtgtttttgatgcaaaatgaaaaaaagttggtgctattttttgaAATGAAAAAGCAAATTATTATTTGCTAACTCTATCGTAGAggttgaactaattattttaggttcaactagtgaaaaagtgaattaatctatcactttattttgagaaattaatttttctAGTTTTGAGCTATTGTGATAGTACCaatattattgataaagtttGAAGTTGTTATTACAATAGTAAATTAGATTcatgagaataaaataatattgtgatattATACTAGACAAGTGGTACCACTATTTTTGAGTATATGAAATGATGTGATTATCTTGCAGATGAACTAAGTAAGGTCTTAGCAAGATAAATGTCTGAATCACATCAAGGGTGAGGAATGAAGCCTATAAAAAATTCATGAGTCATATATGAAGAAATCCAACCTAGGAACTAGATATCCTAAACCAGGTTCAATGAGAAGAacgaatcatatgatgacttggtGGGGGATGTACTTTTGTTTAATCCTTGCTATGATGTGAGtgcattttatttctttaattatttatgaaGGTTGATTCTATGAAATCTTAATAAAATTTTGTATCTCACATAAGTGGGATGTCAAAATTACAAGAACACCTTGATAGATTttacctatgtgagtgtggaagTAGGCCGCTTCCTATGAGAATTGGGCTTATTTTCAAAAAATGCTCATAAAAAATTAGGATTACACATGGTCGTAACATGTTGCCTGTTAAATCTTATGTCAACACCTTGATTATTGTGTATAAGCAGTGATCCTTTATTTCCattaagcagtcatagttcaagtctgagaccactactgactctagagtaaaggtactattttactaagtggaggtttAATGCAAAGCACACCTTCATTACGTATAATAGTCTCCCTTTAACTAAATTGGTGAACTCTCTTATCTATATCTTATTAATAACAAAAGATGCAACCCTCTCATTCacccaaatatcaatatataattcGTCTAAGTGGCATCAATTAAAATATCTATTacagtttctttaattttttattatttttaaatagttaattttGAAAGATTAACTAAAGAATGAAAAATAGATAACTGCATAGTAATTTTCTCTGAAGTAGAAAAGGAATTGCCTTTTTAATATATCCCATCCTCAATCACAATCAAAGGTTTCTTCATACATTTCCATTAAAATTTTCACAATTAACGGTTTCttatcttttccttcttttttttttttaactttcgaCAGTTTAATTGGTAATTTTCTATaccttttattttgattatgtttgCATATCTTATTCAATGGATTTTGGGTATCATGTGGTTTTGCTCTGTCGAATTTTGCATTtggtttttctttatttatcaGTTCATTATTTTTCCATTTAGATGATGACccgattttttattttattttttcaatttcgagTTGGCAGATTGATTATTAAATTCCTAAATGTTTGCAAATCTGCATGTCCTGAGCCTTATCAGGAACTAAGTGAAATTTTGTGATGATTCATCCTAAATTTCTCATGGGTCTCTTCTCTTCCTGCTTCATGCTTCTATTTGGATGCCTCAAAATTGGTGCTTAAATGTGTCTTTTGTAAGTTTactttccattttttttaatttcagggTGGAGAGTCTAGCAAAATGTGTGGCACTACtgaaatacattttaattagGTATTGCAACTCACTTCATTTATAGGATAGGACACTTTTCATCTTTTGCTATCTTTAACTTGCTGTAGGAAGATTTTTATGCGTATTCGTTCTATTTAATTCTTATCTTAGCAGGCTTTTCTCTAAAAAAATCTTATGTTGATAAGTTAGTTGATTTTCTTACATCTCCTGAACAACACATGCTACACACTACtgctataaatatattattttatataaggcATCTACAAATCAATGATATATGTGAATTGTCTAGAGCGCATAAGTTACATGGTTAAATGTTGCAGATATGGAAGATAATGAGAGATCTGACATAACAAATATTGAACGTCGAATTTATGTTTGGTATTTTAAGATTGAATAAACATTAGTCCCCAAAAAAACTTCGTATTACATGAAATCAATTGTGCTGATCTCTGTAACTTATCTTTAGCAATGTTGTGTGTGTATCTTTATACTCAAGTAACTTGATTTCTTGATAGATGGATGTGATTGAAATTCATGAAGCTCAGTTTCTTGATGACCGTTGTGATCTCTGTTGCAATGCTGCTTATCTTGATGATTATACTATTATTCTTGCAGGTCCATCTGTTGATTAATTTAGGTATTActtcaatttttgaaaattatttttcaagacaGCAATTTTTCCATTAACAAACTTTATGGTCGAAAAAAATGATATAGTAACCATGGAATAAATTGTTATAATAAGAAATGAATCACCGCCGAGTACCACCATCCATTTCCAGTTCCATTTCAAAAGAGTTCACCCGCAATCATTGAGAACCACCAGATCTCCATCCATAAGCATCTCGAACTTTGCTGAATCAAATCGACAAACACTCATttgatattgaataaattattaaatgttGCAATTTGTTTTGGTTGAAGAGTTAAGATTTAGTTTGAGTTTTTTAGTCCATTTTCCAGGTACCAGTCGGTGCGTTGAGTCCTTGATCTTCAAGAATTACAAATTGTGATTGGAAGGTCCATTTCTTTCTCAGTTACATTTCTTTCTCAGTTACCGTACTTGCTTTAAAGATTTTCTCTGTAGTGTTCTTTTGCTGTTGATTTGAGTATGCGATTTTTGCAGTATTATATATAAAGTTGAAAATTGGTGTTATGTTGGGTTTCAATATGATTTCTCTATATATGATAAGATCAATTCTAAATTTTTGTGATCAAAGAAAATGGAAAAGTCACATAGGTTTATCATAGGACGTTATAGATTTATCAGCTTGAAGATACGTTTAGTCGATTTGGTAAAATTATCCATTATCGTGTTTGTGCTTTTTCATAATACAGTTTTAATTGCAATTTATTCAAATTCCTTGAAGTATAAGTACCCAATATGAATGCGTGTATCAATGTGTATTAAATGCAACCTTCAAACTTCTGTCACTTTATGTATATCAATGTGAGTTACTTTCTTTCACTTTCATCTGGATTAATGGAGAATCAAGCGGAGGACTTATCTAAGATGCCCTAAGCCTGAGTAGTAGCACAGGGATGaagttttttattatattttgtccTTGAATTTCTGTTTTATTCTCATTCTCAAAATTGGGAGCTCGCAtttgtctttttgttttttgatttattgttgttttcaaaTTCGATCTTATATCTCATGATTGTCAGCTTAAGTGGAAATTTTATCTTACTTTTTTCACCGTATATAATTTGGCAATAAATAGTTAAAGCCTTTGTTGGCACAGTAGGTTGTCTATTAAAGTCAAAATATAGGGACACACCAATTAGAAAAGGTCATTACAGCAGGTATATGTGAACGCAATACTACTGTAAACCATGTTTTAAGATAGCATACTTGTGTTCTCTAACAGAAGATTAAAGATCTAGCAAAGATGCCAATTTAATAAACCTTCTATTGCATATGAATTAAGTATCAAAAAATAGCAGGATGTTCAAAGGCTACAAGCTAGGTATGATGGTTATGGCGCTCTATGCTACAATCCCAAATTTGTGGGTGGTGTCGACATGATGTTGTACTTCCGTGGAGCAAAGGAAACTGACTTTGCTATTTTCTCAAATGACAACCTCCACATTAATGCCCATCTAATTGGTACACAAACACACGGAAGGAAGTGCAAATTTACACGGGTTCAAACATTTTTAGGCATGTTTGCCTCCCATACATTACTTCTAGGAGCAAAGAAAGTGTCAAACTGTGATGAAAATGTCCATGCTGCTAGGTACAGTGGAACGGTGAGACAGTTGATGTCACAACGGATGGAGATGCAGAATAGAGTATTTAACACTGCTGAGAGATCAGTGGTGGTCAAGAGGACAGATGATCTTAACAACATAAAGGTCACAGTTTCCACTGTATTGCAATTAAATGTAAAGTTAGTCCCCATTTGTGAGAGAAAACTATGTTTTACAACTATCAGTTACCACCAGAAGATGTTTCTTTTGCTCATCTAGAGACACAACTTAAGTTTCTCAATGTCGAATGAATTCTTTGCAAGACTTACCAGTTGGGATATGTTAGTCCAGTCAAGATGGGTGAAGATGCCAATCATGGGTGGGAAGACAAATATTAGACACCATCACTCCATTCAGCTCTCTTCAAATTAAAGGTTCCAAAGACCCTCAAGTGATGATACAAAGATATTAACCAATAAGGAGTCTTTTGGTAGTGTATAAGAATAGAAATGAATTGTTTGTTAACTAAATACTGCTATAAATATAACTATATTTCGATATATGAATACAGAGGGCGGAAATCATGCACAAGTTTTCGGCGAGCAAAGACAAAAGTGTTgaagttattttttattgtaatctCATTAAATTTTCGAGGGAAGTCAAAGTGTTCTTATATGATTAGGAGAATGAATATGTTCACCCGAAAGAGACAGTTTATGTGTTTGTTTATTGACGTCCTTTGTTTCCTTCATACATATATGATCACCATATATTTCTGCTAGatgaattttgataatgaaaagaTCTAATATAGTTGAACATAGGATAAGTAAGAAAAGACTTTTCATGAAGGGGTGTTTAAAAATAAACCAGTCAAACTTTGTATAATGGAATACTTTGTCAAACATGTATAAACTAGAGATTATATCTTTTTTAAAAGGCTTAATCTTACAGCATGAAATTTAACTTTTTAGTGCCATTCTGTGTGTAAATTTGAAAACTTATCTACTATCCACAGTTTTATGTTGTTTTCAGAATATGgacaatgtattttttttatataattaaagcACAAAACATATGAAATTTCTCAGTTAAAGTAACTACATATAGTAAACtaaatagataatcttaaaaGTGAAGCCAACAAGTTGTGTTGAATTCGAGTGCAAAAGGTTATGCTGTTATACTACAAAGACGTTGTGAGCTCGGAactaataataataggaattcaatatgataaaataaacaagattataattttttaatattgtccGTGCATCGCGCGGGCAATATACTAGTTTGAATATTAAAATGAGCAGAGGAATGTTCgtgt is from Capsicum annuum cultivar UCD-10X-F1 chromosome 5, UCD10Xv1.1, whole genome shotgun sequence and encodes:
- the LOC107869139 gene encoding uncharacterized protein LOC107869139 → MDVIEIHEAQFLDDRCDLCCNAAYLDDYTIILAGPSDVQRLQARYDGYGALCYNPKFVGGVDMMLYFRGAKETDFAIFSNDNLHINAHLIGTQTHGRKCKFTRVQTFLGMFASHTLLLGAKKVSNCDENVHAARYSGTVRQLMSQRMEMQNRVFNTAERSVVVKRTDDLNNIKVTVSTVLQLNVKLVPICERKLCFTTISYHQKMFLLLI